The Candidatus Nitrosocosmicus franklandus genome contains a region encoding:
- a CDS encoding SDR family oxidoreductase: MTETILVIGATGTLGSEVVKQLSNNSTNYLIRAAVHSIDKAKEIDIPRVNLVQIDYNKPDTLNNAFRGVDRLFLLTHPSPNTVEQEFNIINEAKKVGVKHIVKQSVMGADDDDPKVELIRLHREAEKLVEESGIEYTFLRPNEFMQNFVTFHGPTIKNTNSFYLPMKNAEVSVVDVRDIAAVAVKALTEKDLANVSNKAFTITGPKALSYNKMAELLSNATNRKIEYVNISEEDARSGMKEADMNDWLINALLELNGYFREGHASHVTSIVENITGKSARTFEEFAKDYVDFFR, encoded by the coding sequence ATGACCGAAACGATTCTCGTAATCGGTGCTACTGGAACATTAGGAAGCGAAGTTGTAAAACAATTATCCAATAATTCAACTAACTATTTAATTAGAGCAGCAGTTCATTCAATTGATAAAGCAAAAGAGATAGACATTCCACGTGTGAATCTAGTTCAAATTGACTATAACAAGCCCGATACTTTGAATAATGCTTTTCGTGGAGTTGATAGACTTTTTCTTCTAACCCATCCTTCTCCTAATACTGTTGAACAAGAGTTCAATATTATCAATGAAGCAAAGAAAGTGGGAGTCAAACATATAGTGAAACAATCAGTTATGGGGGCTGACGATGATGATCCAAAAGTGGAATTGATTCGACTTCACCGTGAAGCAGAAAAACTTGTAGAGGAATCAGGGATTGAGTATACATTCCTACGACCAAATGAATTTATGCAGAATTTTGTAACTTTTCACGGTCCTACAATTAAGAATACTAATTCTTTCTACTTGCCGATGAAAAACGCAGAGGTAAGTGTAGTTGATGTTCGTGATATTGCAGCTGTTGCAGTAAAAGCACTAACTGAAAAAGATCTAGCGAATGTCAGTAACAAGGCATTTACAATAACTGGACCAAAAGCTTTGTCATATAATAAGATGGCAGAACTACTGTCTAATGCTACTAATAGAAAGATTGAATATGTCAACATATCAGAGGAAGATGCTCGGTCCGGAATGAAAGAAGCTGACATGAATGATTGGCTTATAAACGCATTATTAGAGCTAAATGGATACTTTAGGGAAGGACATGCCTCACATGTCACTTCAATCGTTGAAAACATAACTGGGAAGAGTGCAAGGACTTTTGAGGAATTTGCAAAAGATTATGTAGATTTCTTTAGGTAA
- a CDS encoding radical SAM protein translates to MVDLVYGLGITDILRDFPAHFRMLTKYVSIKLFKSKPFIYGSADIINVCNLHCSHCYWWKTRRNEKDELSVEDWRTIIKNTFKKHHVYVVTLVGGEPLLREDVIRTFCDEMPRRVCVVTNGTYPLPRLKNLYFYWVSLDGTQQIHDSIRGKGSYEKTKKNILNYVKGPDRNGKPAWKDIWITMTINSFNYKTIEDLVSEWKGVINKIGFQFHTPFGDNDPLWLPYGEIRNQVVDTLIQLQKKYPDFIMNTQRQLELMKGSWGGVSNTPIDCPSWAILSLDHKGQTKHPCCIGSSDPNAIKPICEKCGIGCYSILVAQGLNNK, encoded by the coding sequence TTGGTAGATCTTGTATATGGATTGGGTATAACCGACATTCTTAGGGATTTTCCTGCTCATTTTCGTATGTTAACCAAATATGTATCCATCAAGCTTTTTAAATCCAAACCGTTCATCTATGGTTCTGCTGACATTATCAATGTATGCAATCTTCATTGTTCTCATTGTTATTGGTGGAAAACTAGGAGAAACGAAAAAGACGAACTAAGTGTAGAAGATTGGAGAACAATAATCAAAAATACGTTTAAGAAGCATCATGTATACGTTGTTACTCTTGTCGGCGGAGAACCGTTGTTAAGAGAAGATGTTATCAGAACTTTCTGCGATGAGATGCCTAGGCGTGTATGTGTGGTTACAAATGGAACATACCCATTACCGCGACTCAAGAATCTTTACTTTTATTGGGTTTCTCTGGACGGAACTCAACAAATACACGATAGCATTAGAGGAAAGGGATCATATGAAAAAACAAAGAAGAACATATTAAATTATGTAAAAGGACCAGATAGAAATGGTAAACCCGCCTGGAAGGATATTTGGATTACTATGACTATTAATTCATTTAACTACAAGACGATTGAGGATTTAGTATCAGAATGGAAAGGAGTGATAAATAAGATTGGTTTTCAATTCCACACACCTTTTGGAGATAATGATCCCTTGTGGCTACCGTATGGTGAAATCAGGAATCAGGTTGTAGACACTTTGATACAATTACAGAAGAAGTATCCTGATTTCATAATGAATACACAAAGGCAACTTGAGCTCATGAAAGGATCGTGGGGTGGTGTTAGCAATACGCCAATTGATTGCCCTTCTTGGGCTATTCTGTCTCTGGATCATAAAGGCCAAACTAAACATCCATGTTGTATAGGCAGTTCTGATCCTAACGCAATAAAACCCATTTGCGAAAAGTGTGGTATTGGATGTTATTCTATACTGGTTGCACAGGGATTGAACAATAAGTAG
- a CDS encoding universal stress protein has product MGLNNEITSVPDSEIIPSQGNNNKQHELITVKSHSNLTNESTVPSFKKLLVTYDGTEKSDKAINYSIYLSSITKAEIVILQVLENIDKLENSSIDISNKIEKESESEVEKTTNSKLANDFITGNSNYSVNVEGSIIESMENKIREIENSGFKNKLSYKIRTGFIVDEIVKETHESNYDLLIISSSHMDSWIKSIFSETRKIISKVELPVLLLH; this is encoded by the coding sequence ATGGGTTTAAATAATGAAATTACTTCTGTACCTGATTCAGAAATTATTCCTTCTCAAGGCAATAACAATAAACAACATGAATTAATTACAGTTAAGAGTCATTCTAATTTAACAAACGAATCAACTGTTCCTTCTTTTAAAAAGTTATTAGTTACTTATGATGGAACTGAGAAATCTGATAAGGCAATTAACTATTCTATCTATTTATCCAGTATTACCAAAGCAGAAATTGTTATTTTGCAGGTATTAGAAAATATCGACAAATTAGAAAATTCATCTATAGATATATCAAATAAAATAGAGAAGGAAAGCGAATCCGAAGTAGAAAAAACAACAAATTCTAAACTGGCTAACGATTTCATCACAGGTAATTCGAACTATTCAGTAAACGTAGAAGGTAGTATTATAGAGTCGATGGAAAATAAAATTAGAGAAATTGAAAACTCTGGTTTTAAAAATAAATTATCTTATAAAATTAGAACTGGATTCATAGTAGATGAAATTGTAAAGGAAACACACGAATCAAATTACGACTTACTCATAATTTCTTCATCTCATATGGATTCTTGGATAAAATCTATATTTAGTGAAACAAGGAAGATAATTAGTAAGGTTGAATTACCTGTCCTGTTATTGCATTAG